One Heptranchias perlo isolate sHepPer1 chromosome 5, sHepPer1.hap1, whole genome shotgun sequence DNA window includes the following coding sequences:
- the prss35 gene encoding inactive serine protease 35: MKCEEPERESCNIHTSNGNRKRSGFTMRTIPLLILLSINTLTFAFGIDTEEDYTWHLKRAPIVLDRRTITIDPPRFKAKTKLLINSTCGIACQKKLPLPTVSDLQNYLSYETVYNNGTRTLTEVDVREFDLKNEFELVKTRGRSRRKRQVFGLDSRFSIGDKHFITNYPFSTAVKISTGCTGILVSRKHVLTAAHCIHDGKDYVKGAKRLRVGFLKMRSKGGGKRKGSKRNKRSTKDKPSFQWSRVKRTQVPKGWFKGVADDIAVDYDYAILELKRAQKHKYMEIGISPSVQNMPSNRIHFSGFDNDRPGKLVYRFCTVSDESNDLFYQYCDAQPGSSGSGIYIRLKEPDKRKWKRKIIGVFSGHQWVDVNGVQQDYNVAVRITPLKYAQICFWIHGNYADCRDG; this comes from the exons ATGAAATGTGAGGAGCCGGAGAGAGAATCGTGCAACATTCACACATCGAATGGTAACAG AAAAAGATCTGGCTTCACAATGAGAACTATACCACTATTAATATTACTTTCCATAAACACATTAACATTTGCCTTTGGGATTGACACTGAGGAGGATTATACCTGGCACTTAAAAAGAGCACCAATAGTGCTGGACAGAAGAACCATAACCATAGATCCTCCAAGATTTAAAGCTAAAACCAAATTGTTGATAAACTCAACCTGTGGGATTGCTTGCCAAAAGAAACTACCGCTGCCAACTGTGTCTGACCTTCAGAATTACCTTTCATATGAAACAGTGTACAACAATGGGACACGTACGTTGACTGAGGTAGATGTCAGAGAATTTGACCTGAAAAATGAATTTGAGCTTGTTAAGACAAGAGGCCGTtctaggaggaagaggcaggtctTTGGGTTGGACAGTAGATTTAGCATTGGTGACAAGCATTTCATAACTAACTATCCTTTTAGTACAGCAGTGAAAATCTCCACAGGATGTACTGGGATTCTAGTGTCACGAAAACATGTGCTAACGGCAGCTCACTGCATTCATGATGGTAAAGATTATGTGAAAGGTGCCAAAAGGCTAAGAGTAGGATTTTTAAAGATGAGATCCAAGGGGGGTGGAaaaaggaaaggatctaagagGAATAAACGGTCAACAAAGGATAAGCCATCTTTCCAGTGGTCAAGAGTAAAGCGTACTCAAGTACCAAAGGGCTGGTTCAAAGGCGTGGCTGATGATATTGCAGTGGATTATGATTATGCTATCCTTGAACTAAAGAGAGCTCAGAAACACAAGTACATGGAGATAGGAATTAGCCCCTCTGTCCAGAATATGCCAAGCAATCGGATTCACTTTTCAGGCTTCGATAATGACAGACCTGGGAAGTTGGTATATCGTTTCTGCACTGTGTCTGATGAATCCAATGATCTATTCTATCAGTATTGTGATGCTCAGCCTGGATCAAGTGGCTCAGGTATTTACATTCGTCTTAAGGAGCCAGACAAGCGTAAGTGGAAACGCAAGATCATTGGAGTCTTTTCTGGTCACCAGTGGGTGGATGTCAATGGCGTACAACAGGATTACAATGTGGCTGTTCGTATTACTCCACTTAAATATGCACAGATATGCTTCTGGATACATGGGAACTATGCTGATTGCAGAGATGGTTGA